The window gattctagagcaggagagagaagaaatgaataataaatggatACAGTTACAGCAGAGAATTGATGAATTTGATACTCAAGTCAGACAACAGAAGGGAAAGCATTTAATGAGACAGGAGAAAatggaagaagaaagaaaaggtcTAGAAGAGACCAGAGTCAAAATTCTGGAGCTGGAAACTAAAGCTGAGCAGGAACGTCAAGACATAAACCAAAAAACACAAGAGTTGAATGCACTGCAAAAACATAttatgaaagaaaaagagaaatatgaAGACATGAGAGTAAAAGCACAGATAGACAGAAAAGAACTTGATCAAATTAAGAGGGAACTTGAACAAGAGAAAACTGAAATGGATAATGACAGAAAGATGATGGAACAGGAAAGAAAAGAGCTGCATAAGATGAGGTCAGACAtaatgacagaaagagagcaaatggaAGAAATGAGAGAAGCAATCAAACTAGAGAGGGCCACACTTGACCAGAAAATACAAGAGACTGATCTAGAAAAGGATGAAATTGAAAAGAACAAAGAAATAGTTCAGAAATTAATGGATAAAGTAGAAGAGCAGAGAAATCATATTAAACTCCAGAAAGAAGAACTTGACCTTGAAAGACGGAAGATCACTGATGAAAAATATCTTATAGATCAACATAAGATTGAACTTCAAAAAGAAAGTGAACAGATCAGATACATGGAGGAAGAAATAAAGAAGGAGAAAGAAACACTGAAGGAAATGCAAACTCATCTAcaaaaggaaaaggaagaaaTTGAGAGTGTCGCTGAAGAAACAAACAGACGAAAAGATGATCTGGAAAGAATGAACACAgacataaatgaacaaaaacaagagTTGAAGAACTGCAGAGCCCTTCTAGAACAAGAAAGGGAAGAAATAAACCAAAAATGGACAGATTTACAACAGAGAATTGATGAATTTGatgctgaagtcaacaaacacaCGGAAGATCGGCTAATAGAACAAAAGGAAAAAGATGAAGAAAGAAAAAGTCTAGAACAGACCAAAGTCAAGATCCTGGATCTGAAGAATAAAGCTGACCAGGAACATCATGATGTACACCTAAAAATACAAGAGTTAAACACACTGCAAGTACAGATTATTAACGAAAAAGAGCAACTTCAAGAAATCAGAAGCAAAACTTTGGATGAAACAGCCATACTTGAGATGAGAGCTGCTGAgataatacaacaacaacaaacactggATGAGAATCTGAAAAGGATGAGATATGAGAAGAATGAACTTCATATGATGCAAAAGGAACTTCAGGCTGAAAGACAACaaatggaagaggaaataaatacaaaaactagTGAACTAATCAGAGAACAACaagaaaatgaaatatacaagAACATGACAAACAAATTAACAGAAGAGATGAACTTCATGAAAGCTAAACTAGCTGCACAACAAGAAGAAATGCGCgttgaaaaagaaaaatttaatgaAGAGAGAAAAGAATTTGAGCAATTAAAGATTGATATAGAAAGAGAGAATCAAGAACTCTGTAATAATAAAGACATcataaataaactaaaagaaGAACTTCATCTGGCAAAGGAGAGGATGGATATGAACAGTAAGCAGTTTCAATTACAGATACATACAGAAAAAgagatgatttctaaaatgaagGCCCAGCTTCAAAGTGGGAAAGATGAATTTGACCATAGCCGAGAAAAAATGAGAAGGAAAACAGAAGAAATGGAAAAAGAATGGGCAGCAAtagaagcagaaaaacaaattCTACAACAAAACAGCAATGAAATCTTGAGAGAAAGGGAAGACATGAAGAAGGAAAAAGAGTgcattttgaaaaagaaagatgAACTGGAACAGCTTCAGGCAGAAATCCTGAAACAAAGAAATGAATGTGAAAACATTACAACAGATACATATATGCTTGAAATGTTAAGAACTGAGTTAGATCATAAGCAGCAGAAGATGGAAGACGACAGGAAGGTGATGGAACAGGAAAGAAAAGACTTGGAGAGGATGAAGTTTGAAATAATGACGCAaaaaatgcaaatggagaaaGAACTGCAAAAGGAAATCAAATCAGAGAGAGCGGAAAAGGTCCAGAAAACACAAGAGACTGATTTAGAAAAGATGAGattgaaaagaagaaagaaatagttCAGAAACTAAGTGATGaggtggaggaagagagagattaTCTAAAACGTCAAAAAGAAGAAACCAAATTTGAAAGTCAAAAGATGACAACTGAAAAAGATACTCTCACTCAAATTAAGACTGAACTGCAAAGAAAAAGTGAGCAAATTAGCTACAAAGAAGAGGAAataaagaaggagagagaaacacTGAAGGAAATGGAAGCTCATCTACAAAAGGACAAAGAAGAAATTAAGGGTGTCATTGaggaaacaaacagacaaaaagaagATCTGGAAAGGATGAGCACAAACATAAATGAACAAAAGCAAGAGCTGAGGAAACGCAGACACCTTATAGAACAAGAAAGAGAAGAATTAAATCATGAATGGACAGAGTTACAACAGAGAATTCATGAATTTGATGCTCAAGTAAGTAAACAGAAGGAAGATTATATGGAAGAACAGAAAAAGATTGAAGAAGACAGAAAAAGCCTAGAAGAAAACAAAGCTAAGATCTTGGAGTTGAAGATTAAAGCTGACCAGGAACAGATTATGAAAGGAAAGGAGTTGGAAGAAGGAGAAATGAGACTTGATCAGATAAAGAGTGAACTGGAAAGAGAGAAAACTAAAATTGATCATGAGCAGAAGAAAATGGGATAACGACAGAAAAACGATTGAATGGGAAAGAAAAGAGCTGCATAAGATGAGGTCAGACAtaatgacagaaagagagcaaatggaAGACATGAGAGAAGCAATCAAACTAGAGAGGGCCACACTTGACCAGAAAATACAAGAGACTGATCTAGAAAAGGATGAAATTGAAAAGAACAAAGAAATAGTTCAGAAATTAATGGATAAAGTAGAAGAGCAGCGAAATTATATTAAACTCCAGAAAGAAGAACTTAACCTTGAAAAACAAAAGGTCACTGATGAAAAATATCTTATAGATCAACATAAGATTGAACTTCAAAAAGAAAGTGAACAGATAAGATACACTGAGGAAGAAATAAAGAAGGagaaagtaacactgaagcaaaTGCAAGCTCATCTACAAAAGGAGAAGGAAGAAATTAAGAGTGTCGCTGAAGAAACAAACAGACGAAAAGATGATCTGGAAAGAATGAACACAGACATAAATGAACAAAAGCAAGAGTTGAAGAACTGCAGAGCCCTTCTAGaacaagaaagagaagaaataaaTCAGAAATGGACAGATTTACAAGAGAGAATTGATGCAACTGAGCAGACAAAGACTGTTTCTATGAGGGATGCCCTGGAGGAGaccagaaagaaagaagaaaaaacagaaatggAAGAAAAACTTAAACAGGCTAACAAGGAATATGAAAGGGTCATAGAAGAAATAAACAGGAGAAAGAATGAACTACAGAATTCTGTGTTTGATATATCACAACAAAATCAAAagatagagacagagaaagatctCCTGAAGAAGGAGAGAAATAACATTGAAAAGGAAAAAGAAGATTTGCAAAGACGAGCTGAAGACCTGGAGAAGCACATGacagaacagaaagaaaaagaagagctGAGTAAAAGATCAATGGATGATGAGAAGAAGCTTCTTGAGCAGAAGGCTGGCGAGATCCTGAGACAGAAAAATCAATTAGACAAAGAAAAAGAGGACATGATGAAGAAATGGAATGAGTTGAATGTTCTtcaatggaaaatacaaaaacaaagagaCGAAATTGAAGAAATCAAATATGAGTTACAGAGTGAAAAGACTAAAATGAATCAACAGCAGCAAAGACTGGAGGAGATTACAAGAGCTGTgaatgaggagaggagagatctGGAGAACATGAGGAATGAATGTGAAAAATACAGACAACAAATGGAAGAAGAGATAAGATTAAAAGcaaagatggagagagaggaaCTTGATCAAATGAAGAGTGATCTGGAAAGACAGAAAACTGAAATAGATAATGAGCAGAAGAAAATAGATGATGACAGAAAGAAGATGAGCTCTGAAATAATGACACAAAGAAAGGAAATAGAAGAAGAAAGATCAGAAATtgacaacaaaacaaaagagaatGAACTAGAAAAATTTGAAATTGAAAGGAGCAGAGAAATTGTTCAGAAATTAATGGATGAAGTGAAAGAACAGAAACATTATATTAAACGTCATCAAGAAGAACTTGAACTTGAGAGACAAAATATCACTGATGAAAAAGTTTTTCTGGCTCAACTAAAGACTGAACTTCAAGAAGAAAGTGAACATATCAGATACATGGAAGACGAAATaaagaaggagaaagaaagaCTGAAGGACATGGAAGCTCATCTACAAAAGGAAAAAGAAGAAATTGAAAGTgttactgaagaaacaaacagaCGAAAAGAAGATCTGAAAAGAATGAACACAgacataaatgaacaaaaacaagagttgagaaaacacagagagattctagagcaggagagagaagaaatgaataataaatggaCAGAGTTACAGCAGAGAATTAATGAATTTGATACTCAAGtcaaaaaacaagagaaaaagcATTTAATGAAACAGGAGGAGatggaagaagaaagaaaaggtcTAGAAGAGACCAGAGTCAAAATTCTGGAGCTGGAAACTAAAGCTGAGCAGGAACGTCAAGACATAAACCAAAAAACACAAGAGTTGAATGCACTGCAAAAACATAttatgaaagaaaaagagaaatatgGAAGACATGAGAGTAAAAGCACAGATAGACAGAAAAGAACTTGATCAAGTTAAGAGGGAACTTGAACAAGAGAAAACTGAAATAGATGATGACAGAAAGATGACGGAACAGGAAAGAAAAGAGCTGCATAAGATGAGGTCAGACAtaatgacagaaagagagcaaatggaAGAAATGAGAGAAGCAATCAAACTAGAGAGGGCCACACTTGACCAGAAAATACAAGAGACTGATCTAGAAAAGGATGAAATTGAAAAGAACAAAGAAATAGTTCAGAAATTAATGGATAAAGTAGACGAGCAGAGAAATCATATTAAACTCCAGAAAGAAGAACTAAACCTTGAAAGACGGAAGATCACTGATGAAAAATATCTTATAGATCAACATAAGATTGAACTTCAAAAAGAAAGTGAACAGATCAGATACATGGAGGAAGAAATAAAGAAGGAGAAAGAAACACTGAAGGAAATGCAAACTCATCTACAAAAGGAGAAGGAGGAAATTAAGAGTGTCGCTGAAGAAACAAACAGACGAAAAGATGATCTGGAAAGAATGAACACAGACATAAATGAACAAAAGCAAGAGTTGAAGAACTGCAGAGCCCTTCTAGaacaagaaagagaagaaataaaTCAGAAATGGACAGATTTACAACAGAGAATTGATGAAAATGAGCAAACAAAGACTGTGTCTATGAGGGATGCCCAGGAGGAGaccagaaagaaagaagaaaaaacagaaatggAAGAAAAACTTAAACAGGCTAACAAGGAATATGAAAGGGTCATAGAAGAAATAAACAGGAGAAAGAATGAACTACAGAATTCTGTGTTTGATATATCACAACAAAATCAAAAGATTGAGACAGAGAAAGATCTCCTGAAGAAGGAGAGATATAATATTGAAAAGGAAAAAGAAGATTTGCAAAGACGAGCTGAAGACCTGGAGAAGCACATGacagaacagaaagaaaaagaagagctGAGTAAAAGATCAATGGATGATGAGAAGAAGCTTCTTGAGCAGAAGGCTGGCGAGATCCTGAGACAGAAAAATCAATTAGACAAAGAAAAAGAGGACATGATGAAGAAATGGAATGAGTTGAATGTTCTtcaatggaaaatacaaaaacaaagagaGGAAATGGAAGAAATCAAATATGAGTTACAGAGTGAAAAGACTAAAATGAATCAACAGCAGCAAAGACTGGAGGAGATTACAAGAGCTGTgaatgaggagaggagagatctGGAGAACATGAGGAATGAATGTGAAAAATACAGACAACAAATGGAAGAAGAGATAAGATTAAAAGcaaagatggagagagaggaaCTTGATCAACTGATGGCcaatatattaatgaaacaaaGAGAAACTGAAAAGAGTGAGGATGTGATAGACCAGCTAAAGAAGGAAATGGAGCAAACAAAAGCCA is drawn from Carassius auratus strain Wakin unplaced genomic scaffold, ASM336829v1 scaf_tig00214282, whole genome shotgun sequence and contains these coding sequences:
- the LOC113091759 gene encoding trichohyalin-like, yielding MSKRRFNDEEKLLEEKAGEILRQRDEMEEIKYELQTEKTKMNQQQQRLEEITRAVNEERRDLENMRNECEKYRQQMEEEIRSVTEETNRRKEDLERMYTDINEQKQELRKHREILEQEREEMNNKWIQLQQRIDEFDTQVRQQKGKHLMRQEKMEEERKGLEETRVKILELETKAEQERQDINQKTQELNALQKHIMKEKEKYEDMRVKAQIDRKELDQIKRELEQEKTEMDNDRKMMEQERKELHKMRSDIMTEREQMEEMREAIKLERATLDQKIQETDLEKDEIEKNKEIVQKLMDKVEEQRNHIKLQKEELDLERRKITDEKYLIDQHKIELQKESEQIRYMEEEIKKEKETLKEMQTHLQKEKEEIESVAEETNRRKDDLERMNTDINEQKQELKNCRALLEQEREEINQKWTDLQQRIDEFDAEVNKHTEDRLIEQKEKDEERKSLEQTKVKILDLKNKADQEHHDVHLKIQELNTLQVQIINEKEQLQEIRSKTLDETAILEMRAAEIIQQQQTLDENLKRMRYEKNELHMMQKELQAERQQMEEEINTKTSELIREQQENEIYKNMTNKLTEEMNFMKAKLAAQQEEMRVEKEKFNEERKEFEQLKIDIERENQELCNNKDIINKLKEELHLAKERMDMNSKQFQLQIHTEKEMISKMKAQLQSGKDEFDHSREKMRRKTEEMEKEWAAIEAEKQILQQNSNEILREREDMKKEKECILKKKDELEQLQAEILKQRNECENITTDTYMLEMLRTELDHKQQKMEDDRKVMEQERKDLERMKFEIMTQKMQMEKELQKEIKSERAEKVQKTQETDLEKMRLKRRKK